Genomic DNA from Melioribacteraceae bacterium 4301-Me:
GAAGGCGCTAAAGTTGCAATTTGTTCAAGAAATAAAGACAACCTTGTTAAAGCTTCATCAGAAATTAAAGCCTCATTAAATGTTGAACCTCTTTGGATTGTCTGTGACATAAATAAGGTAACTGATATAGAAAACACAGTAAATGTAGTTAAGAAAAATTTTGGGAATGTTGATATTTTAGTTAATAACTGTGGAGGACCAGCACCTGGTTATTTTGAGGAAATGAAAGATGAAGATTGGGAGTTTGGATTTAATCAAGTTTTAATGAGTGCTGTCAGATTTACAAGATTGGTACTGCCTGGGATGAAAGAAAAAAAATGGGGCAGAATTATTAACATTACATCTGTCTCTGTTAAACAGCCAATCGACAATTTAATTTTGTCTAACGCTTTTAGAAGTGCTGTAACCGCTTTTGCTAAAACTCTTAGTTTACAAATAGGTAAGTACAATATTACTGTCAATAACGTAGCTCCTGGCTTTACCCTCACTTCAAGATTGTATGAGCTTGCAGTTAACAGAGCTAAACTAACTGGGGAATCTCATGAACGTGTATTAGCAAATATGGCAAATGATGTGCCTTTGAAAAGGTTAGCTAGCCCAAACGAGGTTGCTTCTTTAATAGTTTATTTAGCTTCTGAGCAAGCGGGATTTATTACAGGTTCTACTATAACAGTAGACGGCGGAATAATTAAATCAACTTATTGATAAATTTAGAATGCTGTATTAAGAAGTGTTATCTAAATTTTTTTGTAAAAGTTAATTATACGGCATTAATGAAAAAAGAATTGGAACTTATTGTTGAACCAAGCCTTATCAACAATTATGACCACCTGAAAAATTTATCTGCTCAAAAGCTAAAACTTAACATCGAAGATATTTCAGCAGTGCAGGTTATTCGTAAATCAATAGATGCTAGAGTTCGTTCTCCTGTTTTTAAATTAAAAGCAGTGGTTTATATAAATGAAAATCCCGCATCACTTTTTTATAAGACTGAATTTCACCGTATAAAGACAGATAAAAAAATTATAATAGTTGGCAGCGGGCCAGCAGGTCTTTTTGCAGCCTTAAGATTACTTGAACTTGGAATCAAACCTATTGTTTTAGAAAGGGGTAAAGATGTTAGAAATCGTCGAAAGGATTTGAGAGCAATACAGCAATTTGGCATGGTTAATTCGGATTCCAATTATTGCTTTGGTGAGGGAGGTGCTGGTACTTACAGTGATGGAAAACTTTATACAAGAGCTACTAAAAGAGGAAATGTAAACAAAATATTAAATTTATTTGTACAGCATGGTGCACCGCTTGAAATATTGATTGATGCTCATCCTCACATTGGTTCTAATCGACTTCCTAAAATAGTCTCATCAATTAGAGAGACTATAATTTCTAACGGAGGTGAACTTCATTTTAATTCCAGAGTAACTGATTTCATTGTTAAAAATAGAAAAATTTTGGGAGTTATAGTTAATTCAGAAAAAGAATTTCTGAGTAATGCGGTAATTTTAGCCACTGGTCATTCTGCAAGGGATATTTTTTACTTGCTGGATGAAAAAAATATTAGACTCGAACCTAAGCCTTATGCAATGGGTGTTCGTGTTGAACATCCTCAGGAACTAATCGATGAGATACAATATCATTCAAATAAAAGACACCCTAATTTGCCCCCAGCAAGTTATAATTTAACATGTCAAATAGATAAACGAGGTGTATATTCCTTTTGTATGTGTCCTGGCGGTATAATTATACCGGCATCTACTAAAGGTGATGAGCTTGTTTTAAACGGTATGTCTGTTTCCAAAAGAAATTCTCGCTATGCTAATTCTGGTTTAGTGGTTACAATAAATGAAAACGATTGGGTTAAGTATTCTTCTTTTGGTGTTTTTTCTGGTTTAGAATTCCAAAAGGAAATTGAAAAAAAGGCATACGTAGAAGGCGGAGGTAATCAGGTAGCCCCTGCCCAAAGAGTTACTGATTTTATTAAAGGCAGAACTTCTTCATCGCTGCCAGAGTCTTCATATATTCCTGGAACTACCTCTAGACCGCTTCATGAACTGTTTCCATTAAATATTGTAAAAGCCATAAAAAATTCGCTTTTATTGTTTGATAGAAAAATGAAAGGATACGTTACGGAAGAGGCCCTAATCTTGGCTGCTGAAACAAGAACAAGTTCTCCAATAAGAATTCCCAGAGATTCGAATACGTTAATGCATATTGATATTGAAGGGTTATTTCCTGCTGGAGAGGGTGCTGGTTATGCAGGTGGGATAGTCTCAGCTGCTATTGATGGTCAACGCTCTGCTGAAACTGCAGTTAAATTTATTTTGTCCAAAGATTCTTAGTTTTTTGTCTTACTGTTTAGTTTAAGCCCAAATTTCCTGTAGAATAATTTGTCATTCTATATAATTAATATTTAGGAACTTCTGAAAAAATTTAACCTGTCATTGATGTCAAAATCTATTTAGCTGGTAAAATATGCTTATGTTCTATTTCCTATAAAACTTACTTTTAATTACCATGATGTTTATTTGTATGTGTATCCCAGTTTGCTCAGAATAAATACTCCTAAAAAGCTATTTTTTCAGAAGCTCCAAAGATTTATACAAATTTAGTTGCTCACTTTAATTCTATAAAATTCTTAACTGCATCTTTGTGCACCATAAAGTCCATCATTTTTAATTTAACGTAATCATCACTAAAGAAATAATAACCTTTGTGTGGACCGTCAAAAGCGCTTGAGCCAGAATCTTTAATCAAATACCAGTCCTTACCATCTTTCCCTTCTTTGTAACCGATTAGGTGAATTCCATGGTCGTCAGTTGTAGTTCCATTAGAAAATCTAAATTCTCTTGAGCTGTCATCTATGTATTCAGATGGTATATCGAAAGTTGGAACCACGAAAATTTCCAAATCGGCATTTTTGCCAGGCTCTGAAACATCACCCCCTATAGCCAGTGTAAATCCATTTCTAATTGCATATTTTATAATTTTCATGAACGTATCAAGAGGTACGTTGTAATATTCTTTACTATGCCACCAATTATCGGGAACCGGGTACTCTACTTGCTCACCAAAAGGTTTTTCCATTAGGGAAAGAATGCAAACATAATCACTCAAATTTAATTTTAGATAATTATTTAAATATTCGAGTGGAGTATAAGTTTGTCCTTCAACAGTAAAGGATTTTGGTGGTTCGCCCATGTAATGGTTGAGTATTGATTTAATTGTTTCTACAACTTCTTTTTCATTCCATGCATTATTATTTTTTACGGATTCAAGGTAATCTTTCATTTCCTGAAACATTTTACTATGGTTGTAAACTTTTTGACCGGGAAGCATTCCATTATAAACTTCTTCGGGAACAATACCATACTGCGACCAAATCCTTGTTACTGCATTTGCCTCGGAGCCTTCGCCAAATTCAGAGTTTCCTCTTTCATCTACAAATCTTTTTGCTTTTTCGATATATTCCCAATATGCTGTGTACATTGGAGATAGTTTAACTTTTTTCTTAGTTAGTCT
This window encodes:
- a CDS encoding SDR family oxidoreductase — translated: MELNLVNKTVLVTASSSGIGRATAELFIKEGAKVAICSRNKDNLVKASSEIKASLNVEPLWIVCDINKVTDIENTVNVVKKNFGNVDILVNNCGGPAPGYFEEMKDEDWEFGFNQVLMSAVRFTRLVLPGMKEKKWGRIINITSVSVKQPIDNLILSNAFRSAVTAFAKTLSLQIGKYNITVNNVAPGFTLTSRLYELAVNRAKLTGESHERVLANMANDVPLKRLASPNEVASLIVYLASEQAGFITGSTITVDGGIIKSTY
- a CDS encoding FAD-dependent protein; translation: MKKELELIVEPSLINNYDHLKNLSAQKLKLNIEDISAVQVIRKSIDARVRSPVFKLKAVVYINENPASLFYKTEFHRIKTDKKIIIVGSGPAGLFAALRLLELGIKPIVLERGKDVRNRRKDLRAIQQFGMVNSDSNYCFGEGGAGTYSDGKLYTRATKRGNVNKILNLFVQHGAPLEILIDAHPHIGSNRLPKIVSSIRETIISNGGELHFNSRVTDFIVKNRKILGVIVNSEKEFLSNAVILATGHSARDIFYLLDEKNIRLEPKPYAMGVRVEHPQELIDEIQYHSNKRHPNLPPASYNLTCQIDKRGVYSFCMCPGGIIIPASTKGDELVLNGMSVSKRNSRYANSGLVVTINENDWVKYSSFGVFSGLEFQKEIEKKAYVEGGGNQVAPAQRVTDFIKGRTSSSLPESSYIPGTTSRPLHELFPLNIVKAIKNSLLLFDRKMKGYVTEEALILAAETRTSSPIRIPRDSNTLMHIDIEGLFPAGEGAGYAGGIVSAAIDGQRSAETAVKFILSKDS
- a CDS encoding C1 family peptidase, producing MKKLLSYFLFACFYLLAAQVYPQEKIKDKGIFVERKAGYFQNVILKEIQDFEKKEKPEKKIFTMDFSKVEAPKSLEEFKYYWHSTPENQGNTGTCWSFSTTSFFESEVYRLTKKKVKLSPMYTAYWEYIEKAKRFVDERGNSEFGEGSEANAVTRIWSQYGIVPEEVYNGMLPGQKVYNHSKMFQEMKDYLESVKNNNAWNEKEVVETIKSILNHYMGEPPKSFTVEGQTYTPLEYLNNYLKLNLSDYVCILSLMEKPFGEQVEYPVPDNWWHSKEYYNVPLDTFMKIIKYAIRNGFTLAIGGDVSEPGKNADLEIFVVPTFDIPSEYIDDSSREFRFSNGTTTDDHGIHLIGYKEGKDGKDWYLIKDSGSSAFDGPHKGYYFFSDDYVKLKMMDFMVHKDAVKNFIELK